A stretch of the Ischnura elegans chromosome 5, ioIscEleg1.1, whole genome shotgun sequence genome encodes the following:
- the LOC124159787 gene encoding histone-lysine N-methyltransferase SETMAR-like, which translates to MSESMVRRWVREFKAGRHSLEDESERGRPSVVTDQLVAKVDSAVRGDRRSTVDEFHECFPEISRSFIHEIVSDKLDFRKVCARWVPKELTPEHKSQRVAAAREFLGCYRMEGDPFLKSIVTGDETWVSHYTPENKRQSMQRKHTTSPSAKKFKVVKSTRKIMASVF; encoded by the coding sequence ATGAGTGAATCAATGGTGAGGAGATGGGTTCGTGAATTTAAGGCGGGAAGACATTCACTTGAGGACGAAAGTGAAAGAGGCAGACCCTCAGTTGTCACGGACCAACTTGTGGCAAAAGTCGACAGTGCTGTACGCGGAGATCGCCGTTCCACTGTGGACGAATTTCATgagtgtttccctgagatctcacGATCCTTTATTCATGAGATCGTCTCGGAtaaactcgattttcgaaaagtttgcgcCCGATGGGTTCCGAAAGAGCTGACGCCCGAACACAAGTCACAACGAGTGGCTGCAGCTCGTGAATTTTTGGGCTGCTACAGAATGGAAGGGGATCCTTTTCTCAAGTCCATAGTCACTGGAGATGAAACCTGGGTATCGCACTATACCCCAGAGAACAAAAGACAATCCATGCAGAGGAAACACACCACCTCcccaagtgcgaaaaaattcaaagttgtcaagtccaccaggaagatcatGGCCTCTGTTTTCTGA